The following are from one region of the Paracoccus sp. S3-43 genome:
- the lptB gene encoding LPS export ABC transporter ATP-binding protein, translating into MRGAAARSGDGLRVRGLRKSYRNRPVIRDVSVDLARGEVVALLGPNGSGKTTCFYCIAGLVPPDAGQVLIDGQDATRLPMFRRARIGIGYLPQEMSIFRGLTVEQNIMAVLEVVHEDPRHRRDRLEELLGDFSIEHLRAAPALALSGGERRRAEIARCLASDPSFLLLDEPFAGVDPIAVGEIRGLVHDLKSRGIGVLITDHNVRETLGIVDRAYILHDGIVLMSGSTDQIVADPKVREVYLGEGFRMA; encoded by the coding sequence ATGCGGGGCGCGGCGGCGCGTTCGGGCGACGGGCTGCGGGTCCGGGGGCTGCGCAAGTCCTATCGCAACCGCCCGGTGATCCGCGACGTGTCGGTCGATCTGGCGCGCGGCGAGGTCGTGGCCCTGCTGGGTCCGAACGGGTCGGGCAAGACCACCTGCTTTTACTGCATCGCCGGGCTTGTGCCGCCCGATGCCGGGCAGGTGCTGATCGACGGGCAGGACGCCACGCGCCTGCCGATGTTCCGGCGCGCGCGGATCGGCATCGGCTATCTGCCGCAGGAAATGTCGATCTTTCGCGGCTTGACGGTCGAGCAGAACATCATGGCCGTGCTGGAGGTCGTCCACGAGGATCCCCGCCACCGCCGCGACCGGCTTGAGGAGTTGCTGGGCGATTTCTCGATCGAGCATCTGCGCGCCGCCCCCGCCCTGGCCCTGTCGGGGGGCGAACGCCGCCGGGCCGAGATCGCGCGCTGCCTGGCCTCGGATCCCAGCTTCCTGCTGCTGGACGAACCCTTCGCGGGCGTCGATCCCATTGCCGTGGGCGAGATTCGCGGGTTGGTCCACGACCTGAAATCGCGCGGCATCGGCGTGCTGATCACCGACCACAACGTGCGCGAGACGCTGGGCATCGTCGACCGGGCCTATATCCTGCATGACGGCATCGTGCTGATGTCGGGCAGCACCGACCAGATCGTCGCCGATCCCAAGGTGCGCGAGGTCTATCTGGGCGAAGGCTTCCGCATGGCCTGA
- a CDS encoding 2-dehydro-3-deoxy-6-phosphogalactonate aldolase yields the protein MTDFDTAFAANPLIAILRGLRPDEAAATAAALTGAGFTILEVPLNSPDPLDSIARMAAAAPGTIVGAGTVLRPEQVVAVSDAGGRIIIAPNFDPRVASEAGRLGLAYCPGVGTVSEAFAALEAGAAALKLFPAEMIPPAAVKAMRAVLPRDARLLPVGGIDPTAMAGYRKAGADGFGLGSALYRPGQDASVTGDRARDFMAAWQALPMT from the coding sequence GACCGATTTCGACACCGCCTTCGCCGCCAATCCGCTGATCGCGATCCTGCGCGGGCTGCGCCCGGACGAGGCCGCCGCGACCGCCGCCGCGCTGACCGGCGCGGGCTTCACGATCCTGGAGGTGCCGCTGAATTCGCCCGACCCGCTGGACAGCATCGCCCGGATGGCCGCCGCCGCCCCCGGTACGATCGTCGGCGCGGGCACGGTGCTGCGGCCCGAACAGGTCGTCGCGGTGTCCGATGCCGGGGGCCGGATCATCATCGCCCCGAACTTCGACCCCCGCGTCGCCTCCGAGGCCGGGCGGCTGGGCCTCGCCTATTGCCCCGGCGTCGGCACCGTCAGCGAGGCCTTCGCCGCGCTGGAGGCCGGGGCCGCCGCCCTGAAGCTGTTCCCGGCCGAGATGATCCCCCCCGCCGCCGTCAAGGCGATGCGCGCCGTTTTGCCGCGCGATGCCCGGCTGCTGCCCGTGGGCGGCATCGACCCGACGGCGATGGCGGGCTATCGCAAGGCGGGCGCGGACGGCTTCGGGCTGGGATCGGCGCTGTATCGGCCCGGCCAGGACGCGTCCGTCACCGGCGACCGGGCCCGCGACTTCATGGCGGCCTGGCAGGCCCTGCCCATGACATAA
- a CDS encoding KpsF/GutQ family sugar-phosphate isomerase encodes MSDYLETARRVILTEARGLALLAEGLNGDFARAVDLILGARGRVIVSGMGKSGHVGRKIAATFASTGTPAQFVHPAEASHGDLGMVTEADVALVLSNSGETPELADLIAHTRRFGIPLIGVASRPESTLLRQADVALVLPAAPEACGSGIVPTTSTTMTLALGDALAVALMEHRQFTPEHFRTFHPGGKLGAKLAKVGDLMHRDMPLVPEDAPMTDALLVISQKGFGVTGVTDRAGHLVGIITDGDLRRHMQGLLDRRAAEVMTPGPRVIAPDALAEAALAQMQERKITCLFAVAEGMPQGILHIHDCLRAGIV; translated from the coding sequence TTGAGCGATTATCTGGAAACGGCGCGGCGCGTCATCCTGACCGAGGCGCGGGGGCTGGCCCTTCTGGCCGAGGGGCTGAACGGCGATTTCGCCCGCGCGGTGGATCTGATCCTGGGGGCGCGGGGGCGGGTGATCGTGTCGGGCATGGGCAAGTCGGGCCATGTCGGGCGCAAGATCGCGGCCACCTTCGCCTCGACCGGGACGCCCGCGCAGTTTGTCCACCCGGCCGAGGCCAGCCATGGCGACCTGGGCATGGTCACAGAGGCCGACGTGGCCCTGGTCCTGTCCAACAGCGGCGAGACGCCGGAACTGGCCGACCTGATCGCGCATACAAGGCGGTTCGGGATTCCGCTGATCGGCGTCGCCTCGCGGCCCGAATCGACGCTGCTGCGCCAGGCGGACGTGGCGCTTGTCCTGCCCGCCGCGCCGGAAGCCTGCGGCAGCGGCATCGTGCCCACCACCTCGACCACCATGACGCTGGCGCTTGGCGATGCCCTGGCCGTCGCGCTGATGGAACACCGGCAGTTCACGCCCGAGCATTTCCGCACCTTCCATCCCGGCGGCAAGCTGGGGGCAAAGCTGGCCAAGGTGGGCGACCTGATGCACCGCGACATGCCGCTGGTGCCCGAGGATGCGCCGATGACGGATGCGCTGCTGGTCATCAGCCAGAAGGGTTTTGGCGTGACGGGCGTGACCGACCGGGCCGGGCATCTGGTGGGCATCATCACCGACGGCGACCTGCGGCGGCACATGCAGGGCCTGCTGGATCGCCGCGCGGCCGAGGTGATGACCCCCGGACCCCGCGTGATCGCGCCCGACGCCCTGGCCGAAGCCGCGCTGGCGCAGATGCAGGAGCGCAAGATCACCTGCCTGTTCGCCGTGGCCGAGGGGATGCCGCAGGGCATCCTGCATATCCACGACTGCCTGCGGGCCGGGATCGTCTAG
- the lptA gene encoding lipopolysaccharide transport periplasmic protein LptA produces MLRPLLTALILAATPAVAQNVAFGGMRADVKAPVEVAADTLSVNQADGSAVFTGNVVIGQGEMRLSADSVTVIYAEGGQDRIRSLDAKGNVTLVSGQDAAEAQAATYDVESGNVTLTGDVVLTQGQNVLTGETMQVNLESGTAQVQGRVRSVLQPGGN; encoded by the coding sequence ATGCTTCGCCCCCTGCTGACAGCCCTGATCCTTGCCGCAACCCCGGCTGTCGCGCAGAACGTCGCCTTCGGGGGGATGCGCGCCGACGTCAAGGCCCCGGTCGAGGTGGCGGCGGACACCCTGTCCGTGAACCAGGCCGACGGCAGCGCGGTCTTTACCGGCAACGTGGTGATCGGCCAGGGCGAGATGCGGCTGTCCGCCGACAGCGTGACGGTGATCTATGCCGAGGGCGGGCAAGACCGCATCCGGTCGCTGGACGCCAAAGGCAACGTGACGCTGGTGTCGGGCCAGGACGCGGCCGAAGCGCAGGCCGCGACCTATGATGTGGAATCGGGCAATGTCACGCTGACCGGCGACGTGGTGCTGACGCAGGGGCAGAACGTGCTGACCGGCGAGACGATGCAGGTGAACCTGGAATCGGGCACCGCACAGGTCCAGGGCCGGGTGCGGTCGGTCCTGCAACCGGGCGGCAACTGA
- a CDS encoding ribonuclease H-like domain-containing protein gives MSIHLYPNDLPDDLILGPVVAIDTETMGLDPRRDRLCLVQLSSGDGDAHLVQIERGQTEAPNLCRMLTDPKVMKLFHFGRFDIAALENAFGVVTAPVWCTKIASKLVRTYTDRHGLKYLLNELVGVDVSKQQQTSDWGAPDLTDAQLEYAASDVLHLHKLKESLEDRLRRENRMGLAQACFDFLPARAHLDLLGWGDENDIFRH, from the coding sequence ATGAGCATACATCTTTACCCCAACGACCTGCCCGACGACCTGATCCTTGGCCCGGTCGTCGCCATCGACACGGAAACGATGGGGCTGGATCCCCGGCGCGACCGGCTGTGCCTGGTGCAGCTGTCGTCGGGCGATGGCGATGCGCATCTGGTCCAGATCGAACGCGGCCAGACCGAGGCGCCGAACCTGTGCCGGATGCTGACCGATCCCAAGGTAATGAAGCTGTTCCATTTCGGCCGCTTTGACATCGCCGCGCTGGAAAACGCCTTCGGCGTGGTGACGGCGCCGGTCTGGTGCACCAAGATCGCCTCCAAGCTGGTGCGCACCTATACCGACCGGCACGGGCTGAAATACCTGCTGAACGAACTGGTCGGCGTGGACGTGTCCAAGCAGCAGCAGACCAGCGACTGGGGCGCCCCCGACCTGACCGACGCGCAGCTGGAATATGCGGCATCGGACGTTCTGCACCTGCACAAGCTGAAAGAGTCGCTGGAGGACCGGCTGCGGCGCGAGAACCGCATGGGGCTGGCCCAGGCCTGCTTCGATTTCCTGCCCGCCCGCGCCCATCTGGACTTGCTGGGCTGGGGGGATGAAAACGACATCTTCCGGCATTAG